tttattatttataattggtGTATGTAATGTAAAATGTGAGAAATTTAATGCTTGCTTATGTGAATGTCGTTTTGTCATTAGAATTAATCATTTGACCATGTTTATAATGATTTGATTGTCAAAATAGACACGAGTTTCTCTTTTTGACTATACTTTTTGATATTTACCTTtagtaattagtaattagtaACATTTGTGTAGGATGTATTGCTTCTAGAAGAACAGATATGCCACATATCTAAACCAATAGTAAAATCGCAAGCTGTAGCCATTGCTAATGGTACATTTGTTTACGAAAATTCTAACTTGCACACTAAgaagttaaaaaatgttaaagagaaaaagtgagtttttgtttgtttgtgCATTTTTACTGTCATCTTGAATTATtcctttgaaataatttttttttaatattttttcaggaAAGTCGGATCATATTTAAAGACCAAAATCGAATTAGAGAAACTTAATGAACCCTCCCAGGAAACACAATATGTGGAAGTACTCTCTGACATTAAGTTTGGAGCAGCTAAAGGTAGATTAATAGGAATTTGTGGACAAGTGGGAAGTGGGAAATCTAGTCTCTTACTTGCTGCTCTAGGGCagttaaaaatgataaatggcCATATTTTGAGAGAAGGTTCATGCGCTTATGTTAGTCAGCAGGCATGGATTGTTAATGCaacttttaaagaaaatatattgtttggAAACCAGTTTGATGCTAAACGATACTATCAAGCATTAACAGTATGCAGTCTAAAGGAAGACTTGAATATGTTACCGGGTGGAGACGAAACTGAGATTGGAGAAAGAGGTATAAATCTTTCAGGGGGACAAAAACAAAGAGTTGCTCTCGCTAGAGCACTCTACGCTAATCGGTAAATAGTTTTGTTtctctattaaaatttcttaatttattattacaagttgatattaaaaaagcaTTCTTTTTCaagagatatatattttttggacGATCCATTAAGTGCAGTGGATGCACATGTGGGttcttacatttttaaaaatttaattctcggAGCGCTTAAGGATAAGTGTGTTTTGCTTGTAACACATCAGGTTCAagtatgttttaaataaatatttatgacactcaattaatatatatatacttaattacaaataatgttatatccgaACAATTACAGTTCCTAAAACACTCTAATCAAATCTATGTAATGTATAAAGGTAGAATTGTAGAACAAGGTACACACGatgaattgataaaattaaatagagaATACGCTGGAATGGTAAACAGTGCActattaaaaatgaagaatagtTCAAAGGAGTAtgcattttacaaataatttttaaagactatagttttcataattttaacaattactTCTAATTTAATTAGTGAAACCTCAGTATTAACTGAGATAGATAGCAGAGAATCTAATAATGATTTGGAGAAGCAAATAGCATGCAGTTCTGGAGAcaacaatgaaaatattgcaatatcaAAGGAAATACATGGAGGGGGTGTGTGTTAAGATTTATAtcatcaatttaaaaatatttgtcatttatGTTATTCATGTTTGTTATCTAGGAGCAATTCTGACAACGCCAGAAAAAATGGGGACGGGTACTGTGGAATCGTACACGTATCATACATATGTGAAATCTGCGGGTGGTTATTTCGTAGCTCTTTTGGTATTTTTTACGCTCTTGTTAAATGTTGGAAGTTCAGCATTTAGTACTTGGTGGTTAGCCATATGGATTAAAGCTGGTGGTGGAGTaaatatgttttctttttttaattggtatttatgtttcttatttttagtttacattgatctttttcatttaagaATGTCACTGATCCCAATACCAATAAAACTGTAACTTCAAACAATTTAAATGATAATCCAAACTATTCATACTATCAAGACATTTATATTGGCTGCATTGGAGTTATTTTGTTAACAAGTTTACTGCGTGGCTTGGCTATTATGTACGCTACGATAAAGGCTTCAACGACATTACACAATCAAGTTTTtaagaaaatgattaaatcaGCAGTGACATTTTTCGAAACTACTCCTATTGgaagaatacaaaatatttttagtcgAGATATTGATGAAGGTAAGACCTAAATATTTTTGGAACTAGTAAGTAAAtgcatttctttatttatctttttattgtaGTGGACAATTACATACCGATTTCTGTGGAAAACATGATACAGAATATTATTACATGTAGTTTTGCAATTATAGCTATATGTGCAATATTACCCTGGTTTTGTATACCATTAATCATTCTTGCGGctattttcttctatattaGCAAAATCTTTAGGTGAGATTaacattctaaataaaaatttatcatatttattactatcAAATGTAGcgaaaagacaaatttttcagaGTAGCAATGAGAGATTTCAAGCGAATAGAGAGTACCTCACGATCTCCCGTTTTGAGCTTTGTTACGACCACTATTCATGGTTTGAATACCATTCATGCATTCCAAAAGGGAAAAGCATTTGTAAACAAGTATGTTTCTTAAATTGAATCATGAATGAAGTAATTTGAAGGAGATAAAAGTATAACACTGAATTACTACATTTTAGATTTGAGGAATTAATTGACTTAAACAATTTGTGTCTTTACCTATGTCAGTCTATCATGAGATGGTCCGCCGTGAGACTCGATATTTTAGCGATTATTTCCTCTTCCATTACTGCGTTTCTTGTAATATTGCTTAGAAATCAGATATCACCACCTCTTGCCGGTTTGGCAATGGCATACGCAATGCAAATGACCGGCGTTTTTCAGTATACTGTAAGATTAATGGCAGAAACAGAAACTCGTTTTATAAGTGTCGAAAGAATAAGTTACTACTTGAgggtaaataaaattagtatttattaGTTGCAACagtaattgataattaaatcacatagctaataatatatatgttgcACCTTACAGACATTgcagaaagaagaaagttttGGGAATAATCCTATAAATCCTTCAGATCAATGGCCTACTAACGGCGAATTGGAATTTCATAAAGTCGAATTGAAGTACAGAAAAGAACTGCCACCTGTATTAgacaatatttcatttgttattaaatCCGGTGAACATataggtaataataatttgataacaGATTTACTATCATTATTTACATGATTATTTTTTCTGCGACATAATGAATTTTAGGTATTGTGGGAAGAACAGGAGCTGGGAAAAGTTCTCTTATCGTTGCTTTGTTTCGATTAGTTGAAATTTctaatggaaaaattcaaattgacGGTATAGATATAGCAAAAGTGAAGTTAAaattgttaagaaataaattgtcTATAATTCCTCAGGATCCTGTTTTATTTAGTGGAACCATACGGCAAGTgcatttaacaaattaaaaaataaacaaaaaagtaaatttgaatattagagattgaataatatctataattatattgtagATCAAATTTGGATCCTTTTGAACAATTTGACGATTCCGAAATTTGGAGTGTTTTAGAAAAAACCcaattgaaagagaaaattcaaGCTATGCCAGGAGAACTCAATGCTCTTATTGAAGTTGGAGGAAACAATTTAAGCGTTGGCGAGCGACAACTACTTTGTTTATCAAGAGCACTTTTGCGTAATGCCAAAGTATGTCAGCGAAGGTTCTtcgtattaattaatgtttatttcacttaataatttataattctatcgTAGATAATAGTATTAGATGAAGCAACTGCTGCTGTTGATCCAGAAACTGAAGTAGCTGTTCAAAATACCATACAAAACGCATTTTCCAATTCTACTGTATTAACGATAGCTCATCGTTTGAAGactgttattttatgtaatcGCGTTATCGTTATGAAGAATGGccaaataattgaatttgacGCACCATCTGTACTTTTATCCAATTCAAACTCcgaattttcgaaaatgaTGGCCTCAACAGAGAAGAACATAAAGGAAACTTAATCGATATTAAcaatagtattatatttaataaatacaaacattaacaaattaagaaaatgaaagtgttctttaaaatatatattaagcatattttaatatactatttttgaaaaataaaattaataatgaaagttaaacatttcctttttaattataagagAAGAagactatatttttaaaataaatcgacattattattttaaatatttcattaataaataatgcttATCAAAATAAAAGTCTTTGTTACTTACAACATCGTCGATTCACGCGCCTTCGTTCACGatttgaaatattgatttGTTTGCAATGATAATATTACTGCTCATGCTCACATCGAGCTTTCACTATCACTCGAAAGCCCAGAACTGAACCAAAAAATGATCACCGCCATGCCGCCAGCTTGTTGTTACTAATAAGATGTTTATTACACGTTAAAGCTTTATCGTTGTTTTATACTGAAATGTAGTCTATATGAATTGCCGTAAAGGCAATTTTCGTTGTCGTccaaattgttaaaaaaaaggtAGGACCAATTAATTACGTCATTTTTATTGGACGCGATAATTATAGtaatcttaattaaaattatacattatgtACACGTTTAATTATGTTATAGCAATTTTAACTATTGTCTTTTTCGTATATCagtatcatatattatattttaattttcaacatgtaattatttaactatCATATTGCTGttgatttatataattgtttttataataatatcgaaagaattgctttttattattatttattgttattgatGTTCATGTTTATTCTGTAATATTGTGTTATTTGCAATACTTTTCAATTATAGGCCTCACCATTGCGAACATAATTCCTATTATGATGCTGGGGCGCAAGCAGAGCCTCAAAGGGGAACCCGTCTTGGCCGATTATGGCCCAGAAGAGTCCCTCAATGAGAGCGCTGATATAGAATGGGTGAATAAGGTACATCAGAAACACGTATATTCTTTCCTGAATAAGTCAGATATTTGTCATTTCTTCTTGTAAACTGCgtgtacattttataataactaatattaattactaacTAATTACTTGGTTGTTGTAGCTATGGGTGAGAAGATTGATGAGGTCTTGTGCTCTAGTATCTTTAGCTTCTGTTTGTTTAAATACTCCTAAAACTTTTGAAAAAGTTCCACCTCTTCAATATGTTACCTTTATTTGCGATTTAgttattacgtttttattTACTGCTGAAATGATTGCTAAGATGCACATAAGGGGCATACTGAAGGTAATTcgtataatattgtaaatctatataacaatttacaaaaaacTGACAATCATTCAGTTACAGAGGGATAAATCTTATTTAAAAGATCATTGGTGCCAATTCGATGGAAGTATGGTCATCTTTCTCTGGTTATctgtaattttacaaatgtttGAGATGCTAGGTTTCGATATACGACTCACTCCCATTTCGATATTGCGGGCACCGCGACCCTTGATTATGATACGCTTCTTACGAGTCTTCCTTAAGTTCTCCATGCCGAAAGCTagaattaatcaaatttttaagtaagTATTTTGGAGACAAAAAATTCATTGAGCGTTTTATACTTATTGCGCTATTTGTGATTTCAGGCGTTCGAGTCAACAGATATATAATGTgactcttttcttccttttcttcatGTCTCTTTATGGTCTTTTAGGCGTTCAATTCTTCGGTGAATTGAAAAACCATTGTGTTCTTAATACTACAGATCCGAAGTACATAACTATAAATAGTTTAGCCATTCCTGATACTTTCTGTTCTACTGATCCTGAATCAGGATACCAATGTCCAGAAGGAATGACTTGTATGAAACTCCAATTGTCGAAGTACATCATGGGTTTCAATGGATTCGATGAATTTGGTAATGACAAACCTTAcagtataaaacatttcttacaactttaataaataagtaatgtattttacagaaataattttgGTTTTTCAGCTACTAGTATTTTTACTGTCTATCAAACTGCATCGCAAGAGGGATGGGTTTTTATCATGTACCGTGCAATAGATAGTTTACCCGCTTGGCGTGCGGTTCTTTACTTTAGTACGATGATATTTTTCTTGGCATGGCTCGTGAAAAATGTATTCATAGCCGTTATTACGGAaacttttaatgaaatacGAGTACAATTTCAACAAATGTGGGGTGTTAGGGGGCACATAAGTAACAATACAGCGTCGCAAGTTAGTAATAAACTTTGTAgttcgtaaaataattaattggaCTCCACATATaatgtctctctctctttttttttttttttagatattaacTGGTGACGATAATGGTTGGAAATTGGTAACTCTAGATGAAAACAAACACGGAGGATTAGCTTCTCCCATATGTCACGCAATTCTTAGATCTCCTCAATTTCGTATGGTGGTAATGTTCGTGATTTTGGCAAATGGAATCGCCACCGCGACGATGAGCTTCAAGCATGATGAGAAACCAAGGCATATGTACTATGACAACTATTACTACGCTGAAATCGCATTCACCGTATTCTTGGACCTCGAGACGTTATTCAAAATCTGGTGTCTCGGCTTTCGCAGTTATTACAAGCATTCGATTCACAAATTCGAGCTGCTGCTGGCAATTGGTACAACCCTACACATCATTCCGTTCTTCTATCTTTCTGGATTCACGTATTTTCAGGTTTCTATATTCACTTTTGTTCAGCCCTATAACAGATACAGTTATATAGTTAGAAAAAAAGACAGAATCAAAGTATacaatgataaattgatatggtatttttttgtaattagGTTCTTAGAGTAGTCAGACTCATTAAGGCATCACCTATGCTCGAggattttgtatataaaatatttggtcCGGGGAAGAAGCTAGGCAGCCTCATTATATTTACCATGTGCCTGCTAGTCATATCGTCCAGTATTTCTATGCAGCTCTTTTGCTTTCTTGATTTCacgaaatttgaaacatttccAGAGGTAAAAGATGTGATCAGATTTATACTGTAATCAAATTATACTGACAGAAGGTTTTTTAGGCATTTATGTCCATGTTCCAAATCTTGACACAAGAAGCTTGGGTAGACGTTATGGACGAAACTATGTTAAGGACACATGAAACAATGGCTCCTCTTGCTGctatgtatttcattttataccaTCTTTTCGTCACGCtggtaaaaaaaatagaaatagatttaaagttactttcttcttaattgtgatgtaattaataatattatatcttttttatagaTTGTGTTAAGTTTGTTCGTCGCTGTAATTTTGGATAATCTTGAATTGGACGAGGATATTAAGAAACTGAAGCAATTAAAATTCCGCGAACAAAGTGCAGAGATAAAGGAAACTCTACCATTTAGGTTGCGAATCTTTGAGAAGTTTCCTGATAGTCCTCAAATGACATGTTTACACAAAGTGCCATCAGATTTCAATCTTCCAAAAGTAAGTATTACTTATTATCCTactgtgtatttttattacaaaaaaaaatgggTAAAacgtatacatttttatatttttaatttaggtTCGTGAAAGTTTCATGAGACAGTTCGTATTTGAAATGGAAACTGAAGAAAACGAAGGGGtcaagaaaataaatgaaacttttgattcaaaaatgatatataaGAAACAACGTCcagtgaaaattttaaataatccaCCGAAAGTAAGAAACGTTGTTAcaaatcttaaaaaaaaagctgttatctatattataaagtgagttattatatcataaaatgtTAGAACATTATTTATAAGTCTTATgctaaacatataatatttgtacCGTTTTTCAGTGATTCAAATAATCAAAGATTATTATTAGGTGATTCGGCTATGATACCAGTGCCAGGAAAAGGTCTTTTAAAGCCACAGGGTACTGTCAGTAGTGCCAAGCAACTTCGATTTGACCAGAAAAAGTAAGATCTTAAGTTCtacaaataattacataataatgcaTTACTTAAagagtatttataaataataataatttaaatgatcATTATAATAGATCAATTAGAAGAAGCGTCCGTAGTGGATCAATCAAGTTGAAACAGACGTACGAACATTTAATGGAAAACGGTGATATCGGAGGTATAAACAGAGTTAG
This Bombus pascuorum chromosome 1, iyBomPasc1.1, whole genome shotgun sequence DNA region includes the following protein-coding sequences:
- the LOC132912660 gene encoding ATP-binding cassette sub-family C member 5-like isoform X4; its protein translation is MENKTDSPSGQSEDNEVQCINSERHNDASEGQHFLLPSRYSRSPKVPIEYIRRTNMSRYNPALRNLIPIRHRNQNKESMPADSAGLFSYIFYTWITPYIWEAYKKGIDITNLPRISIYESSKYNAHRLEILWQEEIGKHGPYLASFSSVAWRFMRTRICIAGFLLSCSTICGFITSMILMKKVLEHVQSPEEDTWIGIKWALLLTCCDLLRVVFFNWTWNTNIRTALRLKSACTTLLYKKIIRLNSLGNKSTGEITNLFTNDSQRLFDVVIYGPMIFSGPIIIICGIVYILWIFNPIAICGILTFLIFYPCQYLISRLVGHFRSKTVVITDIRVKLMNEILECVKLIKMYSWEKYFSHKLLGIRKKEEYWLHKIVYFQSLAISLTPAIPVIAAIITFLAHLSTGSNLTAAQAFPITTFFGNMLRMALASLKDSTRHFIDAHIALRRMKDVLLLEEQICHISKPIVKSQAVAIANGTFVYENSNLHTKKLKNVKEKKKVGSYLKTKIELEKLNEPSQETQYVEVLSDIKFGAAKGRLIGICGQVGSGKSSLLLAALGQLKMINGHILREGSCAYVSQQAWIVNATFKENILFGNQFDAKRYYQALTVCSLKEDLNMLPGGDETEIGERGINLSGGQKQRVALARALYANRDIYFLDDPLSAVDAHVGSYIFKNLILGALKDKCVLLVTHQVQFLKHSNQIYVMYKGRIVEQGTHDELIKLNREYAGMVNSALLKMKNSSKDETSVLTEIDSRESNNDLEKQIACSSGDNNENIAISKEIHGGGAILTTPEKMGTGTVESYTYHTYVKSAGGYFVALLVFFTLLLNVGSSAFSTWWLAIWIKAGGGNVTDPNTNKTVTSNNLNDNPNYSYYQDIYIGCIGVILLTSLLRGLAIMYATIKASTTLHNQVFKKMIKSAVTFFETTPIGRIQNIFSRDIDEVDNYIPISVENMIQNIITCSFAIIAICAILPWFCIPLIILAAIFFYISKIFRVAMRDFKRIESTSRSPVLSFVTTTIHGLNTIHAFQKGKAFVNKFEELIDLNNLCLYLCQSIMRWSAVRLDILAIISSSITAFLVILLRNQISPPLAGLAMAYAMQMTGVFQYTVRLMAETETRFISVERISYYLRTLQKEESFGNNPINPSDQWPTNGELEFHKVELKYRKELPPVLDNISFVIKSGEHIGIVGRTGAGKSSLIVALFRLVEISNGKIQIDGIDIAKVKLKLLRNKLSIIPQDPVLFSGTIRSNLDPFEQFDDSEIWSVLEKTQLKEKIQAMPGELNALIEVGGNNLSVGERQLLCLSRALLRNAKIIVLDEATAAVDPETEVAVQNTIQNAFSNSTVLTIAHRLKTVILCNRVIVMKNGQIIEFDAPSVLLSNSNSEFSKMMASTEKNIKET
- the LOC132912660 gene encoding ATP-binding cassette sub-family C member 5-like isoform X1, coding for MENKTDSPSGQSEDNEVQCINSERHNDASEGQHFLLPSRYSRSPKVPIEYIRRTNMSRYNPALRNLIPIRHRNQNKESMPADSAGLFSYIFYTWITPYIWEAYKKGIDITNLPRISIYESSKYNAHRLEILWQEEIGKHGPYLASFSSVAWRFMRTRICIAGFLLSCSTICGFITSMILMKKVLEHVQSPEEDTWIGIKWALLLTCCDLLRVVFFNWTWNTNIRTALRLKSACTTLLYKKIIRLNSLGNKSTGEITNLFTNDSQRLFDVVIYGPMIFSGPIIIICGIVYILWIFNPIAICGILTFLIFYPCQYLISRLVGHFRSKTVVITDIRVKLMNEILECVKLIKMYSWEKYFSHKLLGIRKKEEYWLHKIVYFQSLAISLTPAIPVIAAIITFLAHLSTGSNLTAAQAFPITTFFGNMLRMALASLKDSTRHFIDAHIALRRMKVFPFVTLLNSQFRSSFMFLQVALVNINESNITFNRFQDVLLLEEQICHISKPIVKSQAVAIANGTFVYENSNLHTKKLKNVKEKKKVGSYLKTKIELEKLNEPSQETQYVEVLSDIKFGAAKGRLIGICGQVGSGKSSLLLAALGQLKMINGHILREGSCAYVSQQAWIVNATFKENILFGNQFDAKRYYQALTVCSLKEDLNMLPGGDETEIGERGINLSGGQKQRVALARALYANRDIYFLDDPLSAVDAHVGSYIFKNLILGALKDKCVLLVTHQVQFLKHSNQIYVMYKGRIVEQGTHDELIKLNREYAGMVNSALLKMKNSSKDETSVLTEIDSRESNNDLEKQIACSSGDNNENIAISKEIHGGGAILTTPEKMGTGTVESYTYHTYVKSAGGYFVALLVFFTLLLNVGSSAFSTWWLAIWIKAGGGNVTDPNTNKTVTSNNLNDNPNYSYYQDIYIGCIGVILLTSLLRGLAIMYATIKASTTLHNQVFKKMIKSAVTFFETTPIGRIQNIFSRDIDEVDNYIPISVENMIQNIITCSFAIIAICAILPWFCIPLIILAAIFFYISKIFRVAMRDFKRIESTSRSPVLSFVTTTIHGLNTIHAFQKGKAFVNKFEELIDLNNLCLYLCQSIMRWSAVRLDILAIISSSITAFLVILLRNQISPPLAGLAMAYAMQMTGVFQYTVRLMAETETRFISVERISYYLRTLQKEESFGNNPINPSDQWPTNGELEFHKVELKYRKELPPVLDNISFVIKSGEHIGIVGRTGAGKSSLIVALFRLVEISNGKIQIDGIDIAKVKLKLLRNKLSIIPQDPVLFSGTIRSNLDPFEQFDDSEIWSVLEKTQLKEKIQAMPGELNALIEVGGNNLSVGERQLLCLSRALLRNAKIIVLDEATAAVDPETEVAVQNTIQNAFSNSTVLTIAHRLKTVILCNRVIVMKNGQIIEFDAPSVLLSNSNSEFSKMMASTEKNIKET
- the LOC132912660 gene encoding ATP-binding cassette sub-family C member 5-like isoform X2, giving the protein MENKTDSPSGQSEDNEVQCINSERHNDASEGQHFLLPSRYSRSPKVPIEYIRRTNMSRYNPALRNLIPIRHRNQNKESMPADSAGLFSYIFYTWITPYIWEAYKKGIDITNLPRISIYESSKYNAHRLEILWQEEIGKHGPYLASFSSVAWRFMRTRICIAGFLLSCSTICGFITSMILMKKVLEHVQSPEEDTWIGIKWALLLTCCDLLRVVFFNWTWNTNIRTALRLKSACTTLLYKKIIRLNSLGNKSTGEITNLFTNDSQRLFDVVIYGPMIFSGPIIIICGIVYILWIFNPIAICGILTFLIFYPCQYLISRLVGHFRSKTVVITDIRVKLMNEILECVKLIKMYSWEKYFSHKLLGIRKKEEYWLHKIVYFQSLAISLTPAIPVIAAIITFLAHLSTGSNLTAAQAFPITTFFGNMLRMALASLKDSTRHFIDAHIALRRMKVFPFVTLLNSQFRSSFMFLQVALVNINESNITFNRFQDVLLLEEQICHISKPIVKSQAVAIANGTFVYENSNLHTKKLKNVKEKKKVGSYLKTKIELEKLNEPSQETQYVEVLSDIKFGAAKGQLKMINGHILREGSCAYVSQQAWIVNATFKENILFGNQFDAKRYYQALTVCSLKEDLNMLPGGDETEIGERGINLSGGQKQRVALARALYANRDIYFLDDPLSAVDAHVGSYIFKNLILGALKDKCVLLVTHQVQFLKHSNQIYVMYKGRIVEQGTHDELIKLNREYAGMVNSALLKMKNSSKDETSVLTEIDSRESNNDLEKQIACSSGDNNENIAISKEIHGGGAILTTPEKMGTGTVESYTYHTYVKSAGGYFVALLVFFTLLLNVGSSAFSTWWLAIWIKAGGGNVTDPNTNKTVTSNNLNDNPNYSYYQDIYIGCIGVILLTSLLRGLAIMYATIKASTTLHNQVFKKMIKSAVTFFETTPIGRIQNIFSRDIDEVDNYIPISVENMIQNIITCSFAIIAICAILPWFCIPLIILAAIFFYISKIFRVAMRDFKRIESTSRSPVLSFVTTTIHGLNTIHAFQKGKAFVNKFEELIDLNNLCLYLCQSIMRWSAVRLDILAIISSSITAFLVILLRNQISPPLAGLAMAYAMQMTGVFQYTVRLMAETETRFISVERISYYLRTLQKEESFGNNPINPSDQWPTNGELEFHKVELKYRKELPPVLDNISFVIKSGEHIGIVGRTGAGKSSLIVALFRLVEISNGKIQIDGIDIAKVKLKLLRNKLSIIPQDPVLFSGTIRSNLDPFEQFDDSEIWSVLEKTQLKEKIQAMPGELNALIEVGGNNLSVGERQLLCLSRALLRNAKIIVLDEATAAVDPETEVAVQNTIQNAFSNSTVLTIAHRLKTVILCNRVIVMKNGQIIEFDAPSVLLSNSNSEFSKMMASTEKNIKET
- the LOC132912660 gene encoding ATP-binding cassette sub-family C member 5-like isoform X3; translated protein: MENKTDSPSGQSEDNEVQCINSERHNDASEGQHFLLPSRYSRSPKVPIEYIRRTNMSRYNPALRNLIPIRHRNQNKESMPADSAGLFSYIFYTWITPYIWEAYKKGIDITNLPRISIYESSKYNAHRLEILWQEEIGKHGPYLASFSSVAWRFMRTRICIAGFLLSCSTICGFITSMILMKKVLEHVQSPEEDTWIGIKWALLLTCCDLLRVVFFNWTWNTNIRTALRLKSACTTLLYKKIIRLNSLGNKSTGEITNLFTNDSQRLFDVVIYGPMIFSGPIIIICGIVYILWIFNPIAICGILTFLIFYPCQYLISRLVGHFRSKTVVITDIRVKLMNEILECVKLIKMYSWEKYFSHKLLGIRKKEEYWLHKIVYFQSLAISLTPAIPVIAAIITFLAHLSTGSNLTAAQVFPFVTLLNSQFRSSFMFLQVALVNINESNITFNRFQDVLLLEEQICHISKPIVKSQAVAIANGTFVYENSNLHTKKLKNVKEKKKVGSYLKTKIELEKLNEPSQETQYVEVLSDIKFGAAKGRLIGICGQVGSGKSSLLLAALGQLKMINGHILREGSCAYVSQQAWIVNATFKENILFGNQFDAKRYYQALTVCSLKEDLNMLPGGDETEIGERGINLSGGQKQRVALARALYANRDIYFLDDPLSAVDAHVGSYIFKNLILGALKDKCVLLVTHQVQFLKHSNQIYVMYKGRIVEQGTHDELIKLNREYAGMVNSALLKMKNSSKDETSVLTEIDSRESNNDLEKQIACSSGDNNENIAISKEIHGGGAILTTPEKMGTGTVESYTYHTYVKSAGGYFVALLVFFTLLLNVGSSAFSTWWLAIWIKAGGGNVTDPNTNKTVTSNNLNDNPNYSYYQDIYIGCIGVILLTSLLRGLAIMYATIKASTTLHNQVFKKMIKSAVTFFETTPIGRIQNIFSRDIDEVDNYIPISVENMIQNIITCSFAIIAICAILPWFCIPLIILAAIFFYISKIFRVAMRDFKRIESTSRSPVLSFVTTTIHGLNTIHAFQKGKAFVNKFEELIDLNNLCLYLCQSIMRWSAVRLDILAIISSSITAFLVILLRNQISPPLAGLAMAYAMQMTGVFQYTVRLMAETETRFISVERISYYLRTLQKEESFGNNPINPSDQWPTNGELEFHKVELKYRKELPPVLDNISFVIKSGEHIGIVGRTGAGKSSLIVALFRLVEISNGKIQIDGIDIAKVKLKLLRNKLSIIPQDPVLFSGTIRSNLDPFEQFDDSEIWSVLEKTQLKEKIQAMPGELNALIEVGGNNLSVGERQLLCLSRALLRNAKIIVLDEATAAVDPETEVAVQNTIQNAFSNSTVLTIAHRLKTVILCNRVIVMKNGQIIEFDAPSVLLSNSNSEFSKMMASTEKNIKET